GCGAGGCGCTCCTGCGGTTCTCGCAGTCCGCCCCGGCGCTCACCGACGACCGGCCCCGCGTCGAGCGAAGGACCGCCGAGCGCCTCTCCGCCCTCCCCGACGTCCGCGAATTACGCCTCGCCCCTTCCCCGGCGCCCGGGCTGGTCCCGGACGGCGATGCGCACAGTGCGGCGAGGATCCTCGAGGCCCGGCGGGCGCTCGACGTGCTGCGTGAGGCCGAGGACGCCCGCGAGCGCGGCGGGACACGGGCCGCGTCCGCGCTTCGCGAGGCCGCGTGGCGCGCCCGACCCTCGGACGCCTATTTCCTCTGGGCGGCGCGGCTCAGCGATGCGCACCTCACGCGATTCGTCGCCGACGCGAGCCGGCGCGGCGACGATCCGCGCGCGTGGGCCTCGGTCGGCGAGAAGCTGCTCCTTCGCGGCGACTCGGCGGCGGCGCGCGCGGCCTTCTCCCGCGCGCTGCGCACCCTCCCCGCCAGGGACCCCGCGGCGGTGTCGATTCGCGCGTGGCTCGCGTCGACGGGCCCCGGACCGGTTTAGCGATCCGTGAGGCCGAGCGGGGCGAGCGCCTCGCGCACCTTCTCGTGGAGGTCCGGGGGCGCTCCGTAGAAGACCGCGCGGGCCTTCCCCTCGCCGTCGAAGAGGAACAGCGTCGGGACCGCGAGGAGGTTGCCGAACTTCATCGCGATCTCCGGGGTACCGATCGCGACGGGAAGCCCGGCCGCGACCTTCGACGCGAGCTCGCGTACGTCCTTCTCCTCCGACTCGACCGCGAAGGTGACGACCGCCAGGCGGTCGCCGTGCCGTCGCTTGAGCTCCGAGAGGTACCCGAGGGTCGTCCGGCACGGCGGACACCACGTCGCCCAGAACTCGACGAGCACGGGACGCCCGGCGAGCGTGGTCCGATCGATCGGGCGCCCGTCGAGGTCGACCGCCGAGAACTCGGGGAGCGCCTCGAGCCGGGCGTCGGGGGTCGCGGCGGGCGCTCCCCCCGGCTCGCCGGCGAGCACCCGTCCCAGAAGCGCGGTGAGATCGGCGCGGAACCTCTCGTGGTTCGCGGGATCCCGCCACGGGGTGTACCTGCCGGACTTCGCGTCGCCGAAATACCCGAGGTCCTGCGGGCCCGCGAACAACGACTCGTTCACGAACACCGCGGGGTAGCGGCGGACGCCCAGCCGGTCGGCGATCGCCGAGGCGCCCCAGTTCTCGACGACGTACCGGACCCTTCCCCCGAGCCCGTCCACGACCTGACGCACCAGCAAACTTGCCGGGTCGGAGAGATTTCAGGTGTACGGCCAACGGACGAGGGTGACGGTCGCCTCCGCGCCCGCGAGGGGTTGTGGGCGGGACACGGAGGCGGCCGCGGCGGCGTCGGGGCCGACCCGCCGAACGTATTCGGGAAGCACGTCGTCGAGGATCGCCGCGGCGTTCGCGTGCGCCTCCGGCGACGAGGCGGCATCGTCGAGCATCGCCTCGGCCTTCTCGAGGAACAGGCGCGCGAGGCTGGAGTCGGCCGGCGTCGCGTCGAGGCGCGTGCGCCAGACGGCCGCCGACTCGCGCAGCGCCGTGGGCTCGGGCGCCGCGACCCCCGCGCGCAGGATCGGAGCGCCCAGCAGGCGCGCCCGCAGGATCTCGTACAGCGCCCCCTCGAGGCTCCCGGCGGCGAGCAGGTCGCGGGCCGTCTTGAGCGCCGCGGAGGCCGAGATGAACTCCCGGTGGCGATCCTTCGAGACCGGAGGGACGTAGGCGCGGACCAGCTCGCGCTCGAGGTCGTCGACGACTCCCTGGAGGGGAGCGATGCGCGGCGCGGGACCCGGCGGCCGGAACTGCAACGCGGCGTCGAACGCCGCGGCACGGGCGAGGGCGACCGCGCTGCCGACGTAGAAGACGCCGCCGAAGTAGTCGCCGTTCTCGCGCCACATCGGGGCGGTTCTCGCGTAGATCGGCGACTGCACCCGTGCGTCGTCCCGAAGCGCCCGCACCGCCGCCGGAAGGGCCGCCGACGACGCGGCCTCGAGCTCGGCGCGACCGCGCTCGAGCTCCGCCCGCGCCTCGGCAAGCGCCCGGTCGAAGATCTCCGGGGTGACCTTGTCTGGCGACGGGGCCTTCGCGGAGACGAACCGCAGCGGGTCGAGCAACGTGCGCGCGAGGGTGAGCCGCTCGAGGGCGAGGAGGTCCCGCCCGACGGCGTGGGCCGACTCGGCCTTGGCCAGAAGCGCCATGCCGCTCTCCCACTCCCC
The Candidatus Polarisedimenticolaceae bacterium genome window above contains:
- a CDS encoding TlpA disulfide reductase family protein; amino-acid sequence: MRQVVDGLGGRVRYVVENWGASAIADRLGVRRYPAVFVNESLFAGPQDLGYFGDAKSGRYTPWRDPANHERFRADLTALLGRVLAGEPGGAPAATPDARLEALPEFSAVDLDGRPIDRTTLAGRPVLVEFWATWCPPCRTTLGYLSELKRRHGDRLAVVTFAVESEEKDVRELASKVAAGLPVAIGTPEIAMKFGNLLAVPTLFLFDGEGKARAVFYGAPPDLHEKVREALAPLGLTDR